The Listeria sp. PSOL-1 genome includes a region encoding these proteins:
- the recA gene encoding recombinase RecA encodes MNDRQAALEQALKSIEKQFGKGSIMKLGEHTDQNISTVSSGSLALDIALGVGGYPRGRIVEIYGPESSGKTTVALHAIAEVQAQGGTAAFIDAEHALDPTYAKNLGVNIDELLLSQPDTGEQALEIAEALVRSGAVDILIIDSVAALVPRAEIEGEMGDAHVGLQARLMSQALRKLSGVINKSKTIAVFINQIREKVGVMFGNPETTPGGRALKFYSTVRLEVRRAEQLKQGTEVIGNKTKIKVVKNKVAPPFRVAEVDIMYGEGISREGELVDMASEVDVINKSGSWYSYNEERIGQGRENAKQYLRENSTIRDEISKRVREEYEIDIAKDVNEESDDEFKLLEDE; translated from the coding sequence AAAACAATTTGGTAAAGGTTCCATTATGAAACTTGGGGAGCATACTGATCAAAATATATCTACGGTATCAAGTGGATCGCTAGCATTAGATATTGCACTTGGTGTGGGTGGTTATCCACGCGGAAGAATTGTTGAAATTTACGGCCCAGAGAGTTCTGGTAAAACAACAGTAGCGCTACATGCTATTGCAGAAGTTCAAGCACAAGGCGGGACTGCAGCATTTATTGATGCTGAACACGCACTTGACCCAACATATGCTAAAAATTTGGGCGTAAATATTGATGAATTGCTTCTTTCTCAACCAGATACAGGTGAGCAAGCTCTTGAAATTGCTGAAGCGCTTGTCCGTAGTGGTGCAGTAGATATTTTGATTATCGATTCGGTAGCAGCGCTTGTTCCTCGTGCTGAAATTGAAGGCGAAATGGGTGATGCACACGTAGGTTTACAAGCCCGTTTAATGTCTCAAGCATTGCGTAAGCTTTCAGGTGTTATTAACAAATCCAAGACCATTGCCGTTTTCATCAACCAAATCCGTGAAAAAGTTGGCGTTATGTTTGGAAACCCAGAAACAACACCAGGCGGAAGAGCATTGAAATTTTATTCAACAGTGCGTTTAGAAGTCAGACGAGCAGAACAATTAAAACAAGGAACAGAAGTCATTGGGAATAAAACCAAGATAAAAGTAGTCAAAAACAAAGTAGCACCTCCATTTAGAGTCGCAGAAGTGGATATTATGTACGGAGAAGGAATCTCGCGTGAAGGTGAACTTGTTGATATGGCTTCAGAAGTAGATGTTATTAACAAGAGCGGCTCGTGGTATTCCTATAATGAAGAGCGAATTGGTCAAGGACGTGAGAATGCTAAACAATATCTCAGAGAAAATTCAACGATTCGTGACGAGATTTCAAAACGAGTTCGTGAAGAATATGAGATCGATATAGCAAAAGATGTGAATGAAGAGTCAGACGATGAATTTAAGTTACTTGAAGATGAATAA
- the rny gene encoding ribonuclease Y, whose product MTIAIIIISSLLFLIVGLVVGSLVNKSSTQKRLVAARGTAELIVEDAKKEAETTKKEALLEAKEESHKLRTEIENELRGRRVELQKSENRLLQREENLDRKDTSLSKREATLEKKEENISKRQQHIEEKESKIDEMMQNRQAELERISALSKDEAKHIILNQVEEELSHDTAIMVKEAENRAKEEADKKAKNILSLAIQRSAADYVAETTVSVVSLPNDEMKGRIIGREGRNIRTLETLTGIDLIIDDTPEAVILSGFDPVRREIARIALEKLVQDGRIHPARIEEMVDKARKEVDEHIREVGEQATFEVGIHSIHPDLIKILGRLRYRTSYGQNVLNHSLEVANLAGILAGELGEDVTLAKRAGLLHDIGKAIDHEIEGSHVEIGVELATKYKENEVVINSIASHHGDTDPTSIIAVLVAAADALSAARPGARSETLENYIRRLEKLEEISESYEGVEKSYAIQAGREVRIMVEPEAIDDLASYRLARDIRKRIEEELDYPGHIKVTVIRETRAVEYAK is encoded by the coding sequence ATGACAATTGCAATCATAATCATCTCCAGCTTGCTTTTCTTAATCGTCGGTTTAGTTGTGGGCTCACTTGTTAATAAATCAAGTACACAAAAGAGACTTGTTGCTGCACGTGGCACTGCTGAATTAATTGTTGAAGATGCGAAGAAGGAAGCAGAAACAACAAAAAAAGAAGCGCTGCTAGAAGCAAAGGAAGAGAGCCATAAGTTACGTACTGAAATCGAAAATGAACTTCGTGGGCGAAGAGTCGAATTACAAAAATCAGAAAATCGCTTATTGCAAAGGGAGGAAAACCTCGACAGGAAAGATACTTCTTTGAGTAAACGAGAAGCTACACTTGAGAAAAAAGAGGAGAATATCAGTAAACGGCAACAACATATTGAAGAGAAGGAAAGCAAAATTGATGAGATGATGCAAAATAGGCAAGCTGAACTAGAGCGAATTTCTGCACTTTCAAAAGATGAAGCTAAACATATCATCCTTAACCAAGTAGAAGAAGAATTGTCCCATGACACTGCTATTATGGTAAAAGAGGCAGAAAATAGAGCCAAAGAAGAGGCTGATAAAAAGGCAAAGAATATTTTGTCACTTGCCATCCAGCGCTCTGCAGCTGACTATGTTGCTGAAACAACCGTATCTGTTGTTTCATTACCAAATGACGAAATGAAGGGTAGAATAATTGGACGTGAAGGACGGAATATTCGGACACTCGAGACATTAACTGGCATTGATTTAATCATTGATGATACACCCGAAGCAGTTATTTTATCAGGATTCGATCCTGTTCGTCGTGAAATTGCACGGATTGCTCTTGAAAAACTTGTTCAAGATGGGCGTATCCATCCAGCTCGAATTGAAGAGATGGTAGATAAGGCACGCAAAGAAGTTGATGAACATATTCGTGAGGTTGGTGAACAAGCAACCTTTGAAGTGGGTATTCATTCTATTCATCCTGATCTGATTAAGATTCTAGGACGTTTGCGTTACCGTACAAGCTATGGACAAAATGTACTTAATCACTCATTAGAAGTTGCAAACTTAGCTGGTATTTTAGCAGGAGAACTTGGCGAAGATGTGACACTTGCTAAACGTGCAGGTCTTTTACATGATATTGGTAAAGCAATTGATCATGAAATTGAAGGTAGTCACGTTGAAATTGGCGTTGAGCTTGCAACAAAATATAAAGAAAATGAAGTGGTTATAAATAGTATTGCTTCACATCATGGTGACACGGATCCAACATCGATTATTGCCGTGTTAGTAGCTGCTGCAGATGCACTTTCTGCTGCAAGACCAGGTGCTCGTAGTGAAACGCTTGAAAACTACATTCGTCGTCTTGAAAAATTAGAAGAGATCTCTGAATCCTATGAAGGTGTTGAGAAATCTTATGCTATCCAAGCGGGGCGTGAGGTACGTATCATGGTAGAACCTGAAGCGATTGACGACCTTGCTTCCTATCGATTAGCGCGCGATATCAGGAAACGAATTGAAGAAGAACTTGATTACCCTGGGCATATCAAGGTAACCGTGATTCGTGAAACACGGGCTGTAGAATATGCAAAATAA
- a CDS encoding L-lactate dehydrogenase, with amino-acid sequence MKPRKVMIIGAGNVGSAAAHAFINQKFIEELILVDLNEERVMGHRKDLADAAAFMPGKLDISVRAASDCKDVDIAVITVTAGPLKVGQTRLDELKSTSNIVAKIIPEMMKGGFNGIFLIATNPCDIITYQVWKLSGLPKERVIGTGVWLDTTRLRRILAEELDIAAQSIDAFILGEHGDSQFPVWSHSSIYGKSLNDYSKAKLGAPFDLKAIGEKAKNMGFEIYHQKGCTEYGIGGTIVEICHHIFSGSQRALTVSCILSGEYGEDGIAIGVPAILTQDGVKEIIELELNASEKQAFTDSAHVIKGYIQAL; translated from the coding sequence ATGAAACCACGTAAAGTAATGATCATTGGCGCTGGGAACGTAGGTTCAGCAGCAGCTCATGCTTTTATTAATCAAAAATTTATTGAAGAATTAATTTTAGTCGATTTGAATGAGGAACGTGTGATGGGGCATCGTAAAGATTTAGCCGATGCAGCTGCATTTATGCCTGGAAAACTTGATATTTCCGTACGCGCTGCAAGTGACTGCAAAGATGTTGATATTGCGGTTATTACGGTAACAGCAGGTCCACTAAAAGTTGGTCAAACACGTCTTGATGAACTTAAATCTACTTCAAATATTGTTGCCAAAATTATTCCAGAAATGATGAAAGGTGGCTTTAATGGCATTTTTTTAATTGCAACCAATCCATGTGATATTATTACATATCAAGTTTGGAAATTATCTGGCTTACCTAAAGAGCGCGTCATAGGGACTGGTGTCTGGCTTGATACAACTCGTTTACGCCGCATTCTAGCCGAAGAGCTTGATATTGCAGCACAAAGTATCGATGCTTTTATTTTAGGAGAGCACGGGGATTCTCAGTTTCCCGTTTGGTCGCACTCTTCTATCTACGGGAAATCACTTAATGATTATAGTAAAGCAAAACTTGGTGCTCCATTCGATTTAAAAGCAATTGGTGAGAAAGCAAAAAATATGGGATTTGAAATTTATCACCAAAAAGGGTGTACTGAATACGGAATTGGTGGGACAATCGTTGAAATTTGCCACCATATTTTTAGTGGAAGTCAGCGTGCGTTAACGGTTTCTTGCATTCTTTCTGGAGAATATGGTGAAGATGGAATTGCGATAGGTGTCCCAGCTATCCTCACCCAAGATGGTGTGAAAGAAATTATTGAGCTTGAATTGAATGCGTCAGAAAAACAAGCTTTTACCGATTCAGCTCATGTTATTAAAGGGTATATTCAAGCTTTATAA
- the ruvA gene encoding Holliday junction branch migration protein RuvA, translating into MYDYIKGEITEITPQNIVIEAGQIGYSVITGNPFSFQVNKEIIKIYLYQNVREDSITLYGFKTIDERSLFKKLLSVSGIGPKSALAIVAASDVKQLITAVEAENDVYLTKFPSVGKKTARQIILDLKGKLGDIVVDEMTTAHTKAEITDGLTPELEEAILALEALGYSPRELKKVLSKLSEKALSSDEYIKLALKLMTK; encoded by the coding sequence ATGTATGATTATATAAAAGGTGAAATCACTGAGATTACACCACAAAATATTGTAATTGAAGCAGGACAAATTGGTTATTCAGTTATTACTGGAAATCCATTTTCATTCCAAGTTAATAAGGAAATCATTAAAATTTATTTATATCAAAATGTACGCGAAGATAGCATCACATTATATGGCTTTAAGACAATTGATGAACGCTCATTATTTAAAAAATTACTTAGCGTTTCAGGAATTGGTCCAAAAAGCGCTTTAGCCATTGTTGCAGCTTCTGATGTGAAACAATTAATTACCGCAGTTGAAGCAGAAAATGATGTTTATTTAACTAAATTTCCAAGCGTTGGTAAAAAAACCGCACGCCAAATTATTTTGGATTTAAAAGGAAAGTTAGGAGATATCGTGGTCGATGAAATGACTACAGCGCATACTAAAGCGGAGATAACTGATGGATTAACACCAGAGCTTGAAGAAGCGATTTTAGCACTTGAAGCTCTTGGTTATAGCCCGCGTGAATTGAAGAAAGTATTATCTAAACTAAGTGAAAAGGCGTTGTCAAGTGACGAGTATATTAAATTAGCCTTGAAGTTGATGACAAAGTAA
- the ruvB gene encoding Holliday junction branch migration DNA helicase RuvB, translated as MDERIVSGENVNQEEVFFETSLRPQFLSEYIGQEKVKHNLAIFIEAAKMREESLDHVLLYGPPGLGKTTLAMVIAKEMGSEIKTTSGPAIERPGDLATILTSLEAGDVLFIDEIHRLTKSVEEILYPAMEDYCLDIVIGNGPTARSVRLDLPPFTLVGATTRAGQLSAPLRDRFGVVDHLEFYNETELQNIVLRTAAILNTEINSDGALEIARRSRGTPRIANRLLKRVRDFAQVKGNGLVSFEMAREALTLLQVDPRGLDTIDQKLLKTIIQAFRGGPVGLDTISASIGEERETIEDMHEPYLLQIGFLQRTPRGRLATDAAYKHLGIPNEKGV; from the coding sequence ATGGATGAACGAATTGTTTCCGGCGAAAACGTTAATCAGGAAGAAGTATTCTTTGAAACGAGTTTGCGTCCACAATTTCTTTCTGAATATATTGGACAAGAAAAAGTAAAACATAACTTAGCGATCTTTATTGAAGCAGCAAAAATGCGGGAAGAATCACTTGATCATGTGCTTCTTTACGGGCCTCCTGGTCTTGGAAAAACGACGCTTGCGATGGTTATAGCTAAGGAAATGGGTTCTGAGATTAAAACAACGAGTGGTCCTGCCATTGAACGTCCAGGCGATTTAGCAACCATCTTAACCTCACTTGAAGCTGGTGATGTGCTTTTTATTGATGAAATCCACCGGTTAACAAAATCTGTTGAAGAAATTTTATATCCAGCAATGGAAGATTACTGCCTTGATATCGTGATTGGAAATGGTCCAACTGCGCGCTCTGTTCGCCTTGATTTGCCACCATTCACTCTCGTTGGTGCTACTACACGAGCAGGTCAATTATCTGCTCCACTACGTGACAGATTTGGTGTGGTTGATCATTTAGAATTTTATAATGAAACGGAGCTTCAAAATATTGTTTTAAGAACGGCAGCGATTTTAAATACCGAAATTAATTCAGATGGTGCACTTGAAATTGCTAGACGCTCACGCGGGACCCCAAGGATTGCGAATCGTTTACTTAAACGGGTGCGTGATTTTGCCCAAGTAAAAGGAAATGGTCTTGTTTCTTTTGAGATGGCGCGCGAGGCGTTAACCTTGTTACAAGTCGATCCAAGAGGTCTCGATACGATTGATCAAAAATTATTAAAAACAATTATCCAAGCTTTTCGCGGTGGGCCTGTTGGACTGGATACAATTTCTGCAAGCATCGGTGAAGAACGTGAAACCATTGAAGATATGCACGAACCATATCTTCTCCAAATTGGATTTTTACAACGGACACCTCGCGGGCGGCTCGCTACAGATGCTGCATACAAGCATCTTGGAATTCCAAATGAAAAAGGTGTTTAA
- the queA gene encoding tRNA preQ1(34) S-adenosylmethionine ribosyltransferase-isomerase QueA, translated as MRVEDFDFDLPEELIAQTPLQDRSSSRLMVLNKKTGAIKDQAFTNILDYLTPGDALVLNDTRVLPARLYGIKEETGARVEVLLLKPLENGAYETLAKPAKRVHVGNEIIFGNGELRAVCTEELEHGGRVFEFHYEGIFYEVLEKLGKMPLPPYIKEQLEDQDRYQTVYAKDMGSAAAPTAGLHFTEELLEKIKQKGISINFVTLHVGLGTFRPVDVADTSEHKMHAEFYRLTEEVAEELTRVKKQGGKIIAVGTTSIRTLETIATKHDGHLVADSGWTDIFIAPGYEFKAVDALITNFHLPKSTLIMLVSALSTRENILNAYKHAVSEKYRFFSFGDAMLIY; from the coding sequence ATGAGAGTTGAAGATTTTGATTTTGATTTACCAGAAGAACTAATTGCTCAAACACCACTACAAGATCGTTCTTCTAGTCGTTTGATGGTTTTAAATAAAAAAACAGGAGCGATCAAAGACCAAGCATTTACGAACATTCTTGATTATCTTACTCCGGGTGATGCACTTGTTTTAAATGATACACGCGTCTTACCAGCGCGTCTTTATGGTATAAAAGAAGAAACCGGCGCGCGTGTTGAAGTTCTTCTTTTAAAGCCGCTTGAAAACGGAGCATATGAAACACTAGCCAAACCAGCAAAACGCGTTCATGTTGGGAACGAAATCATTTTTGGAAATGGTGAATTACGCGCGGTTTGTACAGAAGAGTTAGAACATGGAGGCCGTGTTTTTGAATTTCATTACGAAGGAATCTTTTATGAGGTTTTAGAAAAACTTGGTAAAATGCCACTTCCACCCTATATCAAAGAACAGCTTGAGGATCAAGATCGCTATCAAACGGTTTATGCAAAAGACATGGGTTCAGCAGCAGCACCTACCGCAGGACTTCATTTTACAGAAGAGTTGCTAGAAAAAATAAAGCAAAAAGGCATTTCCATCAATTTCGTTACATTACACGTGGGATTAGGTACTTTTCGTCCGGTAGATGTTGCTGATACAAGTGAACATAAGATGCATGCTGAATTTTATCGTTTAACAGAAGAGGTGGCTGAAGAATTGACGCGTGTTAAAAAACAGGGTGGCAAAATTATTGCTGTTGGGACGACATCGATTCGCACACTAGAAACGATTGCAACAAAGCATGATGGTCATCTTGTTGCTGATTCTGGGTGGACGGATATTTTTATTGCACCGGGGTATGAATTTAAAGCAGTTGATGCGCTCATCACGAATTTTCATTTGCCGAAATCAACATTAATTATGCTTGTATCTGCTTTATCAACACGCGAAAATATTTTAAATGCCTATAAGCATGCCGTTTCTGAAAAATACCGCTTTTTTAGTTTTGGCGATGCAATGTTGATTTACTAA
- the tgt gene encoding tRNA guanosine(34) transglycosylase Tgt, whose product MTAIRYELIKTDKKTGARLGKLHTPHGTFDTPMFMPVGTLATVKTMSPEELKQMGAGVILSNTYHLWLRPGEDLIKEAGGLHRFMNWDQPILTDSGGFQVFSLSDMRDIKEEGVHFRNHLNGDKLFLSPEKAIQIQNALGSDIMMSFDECPPYPATHDYMKKSVERTSRWAERGLAAHTRAHDQGLFGIVQGGAYEDLRKQSARDLVSLDFPGYSIGGLSVGEPKEVMNEVLEFTTPHLPSDKPRYLMGVGSPDSLIDGVIRGIDMFDCVLPTRIARNGTCMTSNGRLVIKNAKFARDFRPLDENCDCHTCRNYSRAYIRHLIRCEETFGIRLTTYHNLYFLLNLMKDVRKAILADRLFEFREEFFEQYGFNRPNAKNF is encoded by the coding sequence ATGACTGCCATTCGTTATGAATTAATCAAAACTGATAAAAAAACGGGCGCACGTCTTGGCAAGCTTCATACACCACACGGGACATTTGATACGCCAATGTTCATGCCAGTGGGAACACTTGCTACAGTAAAAACGATGTCCCCGGAAGAACTAAAACAAATGGGAGCCGGTGTCATTTTAAGCAATACGTATCACTTATGGCTTCGTCCTGGTGAAGACTTAATCAAAGAAGCTGGTGGGCTTCATCGATTTATGAACTGGGATCAGCCCATTTTAACTGATTCAGGTGGGTTTCAGGTTTTTAGTTTGAGCGATATGCGGGACATTAAAGAAGAAGGCGTTCATTTTCGCAATCATTTAAATGGGGACAAGCTTTTTCTTTCACCTGAAAAAGCAATTCAAATTCAAAATGCACTAGGTTCGGACATCATGATGAGTTTTGATGAATGTCCACCTTATCCAGCCACACATGATTATATGAAAAAATCGGTAGAACGGACTTCACGTTGGGCTGAGCGAGGTCTTGCTGCGCATACACGTGCGCATGATCAAGGTTTATTTGGAATCGTACAAGGTGGCGCTTATGAGGACCTACGTAAGCAAAGTGCGCGTGACCTTGTTTCACTAGATTTTCCTGGGTATTCCATTGGTGGGCTTTCGGTCGGGGAGCCAAAAGAGGTTATGAATGAAGTGCTTGAATTTACAACACCTCATTTACCTAGTGATAAGCCACGCTATTTAATGGGTGTAGGTTCGCCTGATTCTTTAATTGATGGTGTGATTCGTGGGATTGACATGTTTGATTGTGTACTACCTACGCGGATTGCTCGTAATGGCACTTGTATGACCTCAAACGGGCGCTTAGTTATTAAAAATGCGAAATTTGCACGTGATTTTCGTCCACTTGATGAAAATTGTGATTGCCATACATGTCGTAATTATTCAAGAGCTTATATTCGCCACTTAATTCGTTGTGAAGAAACATTTGGTATCAGGCTTACAACTTACCATAATTTATATTTTCTGTTAAACTTAATGAAAGATGTCAGAAAAGCAATTTTAGCGGATCGTCTATTTGAATTTCGGGAAGAATTTTTTGAGCAATATGGGTTTAACCGTCCAAATGCGAAAAATTTCTAA
- the yajC gene encoding preprotein translocase subunit YajC has product MASLGAFIPIILMIILFYFLLIRPQQKRQKEVANMQNSLSKGDKIITIGGLHGVVEAIEDGTVVLKSGNTKLTFDRNAIRTVLEKGNRVEASTEEKAPETEQKDEEQK; this is encoded by the coding sequence TTGGCAAGTTTAGGAGCTTTTATTCCAATAATTTTAATGATTATTTTGTTTTACTTCCTATTGATTCGCCCACAACAAAAGCGACAAAAAGAAGTAGCAAACATGCAAAATTCACTTTCAAAAGGTGATAAAATTATTACAATCGGAGGACTTCATGGTGTTGTTGAGGCTATTGAAGATGGTACGGTTGTTTTAAAATCTGGCAATACGAAATTAACTTTCGATCGAAATGCCATTCGTACTGTGCTTGAAAAAGGAAATAGAGTAGAAGCAAGTACTGAAGAAAAAGCGCCAGAAACAGAACAAAAAGATGAAGAACAGAAATAA
- a CDS encoding post-transcriptional regulator, producing the protein MTGAFENWYKRLEPAILIKVEDFHILGYREIKMSHIWSFLTEVKWRNVSPPSLHEGINDIMQMNIGQLMQFITTPSKKQVKQSLLDETLVQEVLKSDAD; encoded by the coding sequence ATGACGGGAGCTTTTGAAAACTGGTATAAGAGGCTGGAACCAGCAATTTTAATTAAAGTAGAAGATTTTCATATCCTTGGTTACCGGGAAATAAAGATGAGTCACATATGGTCCTTTTTAACAGAAGTAAAATGGAGAAATGTTTCACCTCCAAGCCTGCATGAAGGAATTAATGATATTATGCAGATGAACATTGGGCAATTGATGCAGTTTATCACAACACCATCTAAAAAACAGGTGAAACAAAGTTTGTTAGATGAGACGCTTGTTCAAGAAGTTTTAAAGAGCGACGCGGACTGA
- the secDF gene encoding protein translocase subunit SecDF: MVKKGKLITFFLVVAIVFGVVFGTAKMMLGKINLGLDLQGGFEVLYEVKPANGKGKVDRQTLTDTVSALDRRINSIGVAEPSITIEGNNRIRVQLAGIKDQNEARKMLSTTAELSFRDAKDNVKLDGSDLVPGGAKQAFGQNNNPIVTLKLKSADKFAKVTKEIANQTPNNQLVIWLDYKKGQKYETEKSKKNPAYLSAPNVSKVIDDNNVQIEGNFTANEAKNLANLLNSGALPVKMNEVYSTSVGAQFGQDALNETVIAGIVGVLAIFVFMIAVYRLPGIVASITLIAYTYLVLLVLSLLNATLTLPGIAGLILGIGMAVDANVITYERIKEELKVGRSTKAAFDVGSKEAFRAILDGNLTTLIVACVLFYFGTSSIKGFATVLIISILLSFLTAVWGSRLLLGLLVKSNVLNNKPGLFSVNKKQIHSLHDGVSTYDLKTRFDRFDFVKHHRLFLGIFTTITIVGIILLAVFKMNLGIDFASGTRAEITSNAKITQSTVEKDLKEINMPSDNITFQGKNSTTAVISYKGALKQNEVAKFKSYFSDKYKHEPSISTVTPTVGKELAKNGIYALAIASVLIVLYIAVRFEFYMGIAAILSLLFDAFTIFIFFSIFRIEVDLTFIAAVLTVIGYSINDTIVTADRVRDIGKKMKRYKTKEDVAFAVNHGLRQTFTRSINTIVTVLITVLALVIFGNESILSFSIALLVGLISSVFSSIFMAMQLWYVFKSHQVNKKGPLDTVKKKKKRNAGQPVV, from the coding sequence ATGGTTAAAAAAGGCAAGTTAATTACTTTCTTTTTAGTCGTGGCGATTGTTTTCGGTGTCGTTTTTGGTACTGCTAAAATGATGCTTGGAAAAATCAATCTCGGACTAGATTTGCAGGGCGGCTTTGAAGTTCTTTATGAAGTGAAGCCTGCAAATGGAAAAGGAAAAGTGGACAGACAAACACTTACTGATACTGTAAGTGCACTTGATCGTCGGATTAACAGCATTGGTGTAGCTGAGCCGTCGATTACAATTGAAGGGAATAATCGTATCCGCGTGCAATTAGCGGGAATTAAAGATCAAAATGAAGCAAGAAAGATGCTTTCAACGACAGCTGAGTTATCTTTTAGAGATGCAAAAGATAACGTAAAGCTAGATGGATCTGATCTCGTTCCTGGTGGCGCTAAACAAGCTTTTGGTCAAAATAATAATCCAATTGTTACGTTAAAATTAAAAAGTGCTGACAAATTTGCTAAAGTAACAAAAGAAATTGCAAATCAAACACCAAACAATCAATTGGTTATTTGGCTAGATTACAAAAAAGGTCAAAAATATGAAACTGAGAAAAGTAAAAAAAATCCGGCTTACTTATCTGCACCTAATGTAAGCAAAGTCATTGATGACAACAATGTTCAAATCGAAGGAAACTTCACTGCAAACGAAGCGAAAAACTTGGCTAATCTCTTAAACTCTGGTGCGCTTCCTGTTAAAATGAATGAGGTTTATTCTACTTCTGTAGGTGCTCAATTTGGACAAGATGCTCTAAATGAAACAGTAATTGCTGGAATCGTCGGCGTGCTAGCAATTTTTGTCTTTATGATTGCTGTTTACCGTTTACCAGGTATCGTTGCATCGATTACACTCATTGCTTATACGTATTTAGTGCTGCTTGTTTTAAGTTTGTTAAATGCAACGTTAACACTTCCGGGGATTGCTGGATTAATTCTAGGAATCGGTATGGCTGTTGATGCCAATGTGATTACCTATGAGCGGATAAAAGAAGAGCTCAAAGTCGGAAGATCAACAAAAGCGGCCTTTGATGTTGGGAGTAAGGAAGCTTTCCGGGCCATTTTGGATGGAAACCTTACGACATTAATTGTTGCTTGTGTCCTCTTTTATTTCGGTACAAGTTCAATTAAAGGCTTTGCAACAGTATTAATCATCAGTATTTTATTAAGCTTCTTAACAGCTGTTTGGGGATCTCGTCTTTTACTTGGCCTTCTTGTTAAAAGCAATGTCCTTAATAATAAACCAGGATTATTTTCTGTTAATAAAAAACAAATTCATAGTCTGCATGATGGCGTAAGCACCTATGACTTGAAAACGCGTTTCGATCGCTTTGACTTTGTAAAACATCATCGTTTGTTCTTAGGTATTTTTACAACCATTACGATTGTTGGTATTATTTTGTTAGCAGTTTTCAAAATGAACCTTGGCATCGACTTTGCAAGTGGTACTCGTGCTGAGATTACTTCAAATGCGAAGATCACACAATCAACGGTTGAAAAAGATCTAAAAGAAATTAATATGCCATCGGATAATATTACATTCCAAGGTAAAAATTCAACAACGGCAGTAATCTCTTATAAAGGCGCATTGAAACAAAATGAAGTAGCTAAATTTAAGTCTTACTTCAGTGATAAATACAAACACGAACCAAGCATTAGCACCGTAACACCAACAGTTGGAAAAGAGCTTGCCAAAAACGGCATTTATGCACTTGCCATCGCTTCTGTTTTAATTGTGTTGTATATTGCGGTCCGCTTTGAGTTTTACATGGGTATTGCAGCGATTCTGTCACTTTTATTTGATGCCTTTACGATCTTCATCTTCTTTAGTATCTTTAGAATTGAAGTAGATTTAACCTTTATTGCAGCAGTTCTGACCGTAATCGGTTATTCGATTAATGACACGATTGTAACAGCTGACCGTGTTCGCGATATCGGTAAGAAAATGAAACGGTACAAAACGAAAGAAGATGTTGCTTTTGCAGTTAACCATGGTTTAAGACAGACATTTACTCGTTCCATCAATACTATTGTGACTGTTTTGATTACCGTTTTAGCACTTGTTATCTTTGGTAATGAATCAATCTTGAGCTTTTCAATCGCTCTTCTTGTGGGATTAATTTCCAGTGTATTCTCGTCCATATTTATGGCGATGCAGCTTTGGTACGTATTTAAATCCCATCAAGTAAATAAAAAAGGGCCACTTGATACAGTGAAGAAAAAGAAAAAACGCAATGCTGGTCAACCAGTTGTATAA
- a CDS encoding lipopolysaccharide assembly LapA domain-containing protein, producing the protein MKIQWQVVTGIVLALMIAVFAVINTDPVEVNFLFTKADWPLILLILGSVLIGCLIMFFLNIAKARQARKEVRQLNEEINDLKRQLAAEEALGMKKIELEKNESKQEF; encoded by the coding sequence ATGAAAATACAATGGCAAGTCGTAACAGGGATTGTTCTTGCTCTCATGATTGCAGTGTTTGCTGTCATTAATACGGATCCAGTAGAAGTGAATTTTTTATTTACTAAAGCAGACTGGCCGCTTATTTTACTTATTCTAGGTTCAGTTTTAATCGGTTGTTTAATCATGTTCTTTTTAAATATCGCAAAAGCAAGACAAGCGAGAAAAGAAGTCAGACAATTGAACGAAGAAATTAACGATTTGAAAAGACAACTCGCAGCTGAAGAAGCACTCGGTATGAAAAAGATTGAACTGGAAAAAAATGAATCGAAGCAAGAATTCTAA